The window GCGTCCTCGGCGGCGGTGAGCCGGTCCGTCACCTGGGGGGCGTCCGCGACGACGCCGACGTCCGGTACGGCGATCAGGCCGAGGACGTAGCCGGGCACGCGCTCCCGGACGCGCGCGTCGACGCCGACGCCGAGGGAGCGGGTGTCCGAGTCGGGGCGGGGGCTTTCCATGGGTGTGTGGTCCTTCGTTTCCGGGCTTCGGCCGCCCGTGTCGAGCGCGGGCGGTTTCCTTGTTGACGGGTCGACAGTAGGGAGCGGACGGGGTCGCGGCGGTGGCCAATTACGGGGCGATGCGTGAGGCCACTTGCCGGGTGCGGCGGGTCCGGCGGGCCGGACGCGGAGGTTCCGCCGCGCCCGGCCCGGCGCGTGGAGTGCGCCGCGCCGGATGTCAGCCCGCGTCGCCCGCGGGTGCGGGGGCCGGCTCCCTGTCGGTGCGGGGTCCTTCGGTCCGCAGCCGCGCTCCGAGCACGGCGGTCAGCAGGCCGACCGCCGCGAGAGCGGCCCCGAGCAGGCCGAGCCGGTCGACCGCGTCGGCCCCGCCGTGCGCCAGGACCCGGCCGCCGATGAAGCCGCCGAGCGAGATGCCGAGGAACGTGGCCGAGGAGTTCAGGGAGAGCAGGAGCGGCCCGGACTCGGGTGCGATCGCGAACAGCCGGTGCTGCTGCGGCGGTTGGGTGGCCATCGCCGTCACGCCCCAGGCCGCCATGCCCACGCTCGCGCCGGCCGGCGTGTCCCGGGTCAGGGGCAGTGTCACCAGGACGGTGGCGAGACCGGCGACCGACGCCAGCAGGACCGGCGTCGGCCCCCAGCGGTCGGTGGCCCGCCCGCCGACCACGGTGCCGCACACCGCGAACACGCCGAAGTCCAGCAGCAGCACGGCGAGCTTGGTGCCGTCGCCGTCGGTCGCCGGGGCGAGGACCGCGCCGATGTACGTCAGCGCGAGGTAGCCGCCCGTCAGGAAGGCGAGCGTGGTGAGCGCCGTGACCAGCACCCGCGGATCGCGCGCCGGGGCGAGCCGGGCCACGAGTCCGGGCGCGGCGGGCAGCCGCACCGGGGGCAGTCCGACGGCGACGGCGACCGCGCACACCGCGCCGAGTCCGGCCAGCAGCCAGAACGTGACGGACCAGTGCAGGTCGGCGGCCAACCAGGTGCCGAACGGCACACCCGCGAAAGTCGCCGCCGACAGCCCGCCCAGTACCACCGCCATGGCGCGTCCTCGGCGTTCCGGGGCGGCCAGGGCGGCGGCCGACGCGGAGGCGGCCGGGACGTAGAGGGCGGCCCCGGCCGCGGTCACGACCCGCGCCGCGAGGAGCGCGCCGAGCCCCGTCGAGAGGGCGGAGGCGACGTTCCCGATGGCGAACACGGTCAGGGAGACGACGAGGACGGAGCGGCGCTCCAGGCGTCCGGTGAGCGCTCCGAGCACGGGGGCGAGAACGGCGTAGGTGAGCGCGAAGAGGGTGCTCACCCAGCCGGCGTCGGCCAGGCTCGTTCCGAGGCCGCGGGCGACTTCGGGCAGCACTCCCGCCACCACGAAGGTGTCGGTGCCGATGGCGAACGCGCCGACGGCGAGCAGCGGCGTGACGGGGAGGCGGGCTCGGGTTCCGGTCATCGCACGGCTCCCGCGGGGGCCGGGGCGCCGCCGGGCTCGGCGTGCCGCTGTGGGCCGGTCCGGAAGGGCTCGGGGCTGCCGGCGACGGGGGTGCCCCCCAGGAGGACCAGTTCGATGCCTCCCGGCCGGCTCAGGACGGAGATGTCCCGGGCGGGGTCGCCGTTCGTCACGACGAGGTCGGCGAGGCGTCCGGCCTGCACCGTGCCCGCGTCGTCGCCGCGTCCCGCGAGCCGGGCCCCGTTGGCGGTCGCCCAGGTGAGCACGGTCGGTGCGGGGATGCCCGCCATCTCGACGTACAGTTCGAGCTCCTTGGCATAGGTGCCGTGCGGGGTCCAGGCGAAGCCGAAGTCGTCGCCCGCCACCACCGGGATGCCGAGCTCGACCATGATCGGCAGGATGCGCAGGGTGTTGGCGACCTCGGCCTCGAACTCCAGCGTCTCCAGGTATTCGGTGGTCTTGCCGTGCCGGGTTCCGGTGGTGAGCAGCATGTGTGGCTGGTAGAGGCTCGGTACGACGAAGATGCCGCGCGCGGCGATGGCGTGCAGGGCCTCGTCGTCGGCGTAGGTGGCGTGGTCGATGACGTCGACCCCGGCCGCGATGGCGTTGCGGATGCCGTCGAGCCCTCGGGAGTGGGCGCGGATCAGGGCACCATGCTCGTGCGCGGTGCGCGCCGCGATCTT of the Streptomyces sp. 1222.5 genome contains:
- a CDS encoding MFS transporter, with translation MTGTRARLPVTPLLAVGAFAIGTDTFVVAGVLPEVARGLGTSLADAGWVSTLFALTYAVLAPVLGALTGRLERRSVLVVSLTVFAIGNVASALSTGLGALLAARVVTAAGAALYVPAASASAAALAAPERRGRAMAVVLGGLSAATFAGVPFGTWLAADLHWSVTFWLLAGLGAVCAVAVAVGLPPVRLPAAPGLVARLAPARDPRVLVTALTTLAFLTGGYLALTYIGAVLAPATDGDGTKLAVLLLDFGVFAVCGTVVGGRATDRWGPTPVLLASVAGLATVLVTLPLTRDTPAGASVGMAAWGVTAMATQPPQQHRLFAIAPESGPLLLSLNSSATFLGISLGGFIGGRVLAHGGADAVDRLGLLGAALAAVGLLTAVLGARLRTEGPRTDREPAPAPAGDAG
- a CDS encoding amidohydrolase family protein; this encodes MSRKTLLHRATVQEGLGRASLPRHSVLIDGDRIEAVLPEGLAPLNAPGIDVLDLDGRTVMPGMTLGHTHIAYLNVLDGREMLFKYSVPDLTLAAARNAENLPALGYTAFVGAGSVSGIDMALRRAVDRGELRGPRITPCSRDLMVSGPPERRNPEVKKRIPTDLMRLAETPEEMAEYVATEIAQGAEIVKVFSSGDDTFPNGRSHELLFTPEELKIAARTAHEHGALIRAHSRGLDGIRNAIAAGVDVIDHATYADDEALHAIAARGIFVVPSLYQPHMLLTTGTRHGKTTEYLETLEFEAEVANTLRILPIMVELGIPVVAGDDFGFAWTPHGTYAKELELYVEMAGIPAPTVLTWATANGARLAGRGDDAGTVQAGRLADLVVTNGDPARDISVLSRPGGIELVLLGGTPVAGSPEPFRTGPQRHAEPGGAPAPAGAVR